From Streptomyces sp. GSL17-111, one genomic window encodes:
- a CDS encoding aldo/keto reductase, whose amino-acid sequence MEYTHLGRTGLKVSRLVLGTMNFGPQTDESTSHGIMDAALDAGLNFVDTANVYGWGENKGRTEEIIGTWFAQGGGRRDRTVLATKVYGNMAGDGDVWPNHDKLSAVNIRRAVEASLKRLQTDYIDIYQFHHIDRSTPFEEIWQAIDVLVQQGKILYAGSSNFPGYKMAQANEAAARRGSYGLVSEQCLYNLAERRAEMEVIPAAQDYGLGVIPWSPLHGGLLGGVLKKEATQGRRASGRAADALKDAKTREQIQAYENLLDKHSLEPGEAALAWLLTRPGVTGPIVGPRTQEQLNSALRALELELSDELLTSLDEIFPGPGPSPEAFAW is encoded by the coding sequence ATGGAGTACACGCACCTCGGGCGCACCGGACTCAAGGTCAGCCGACTCGTTCTCGGCACGATGAACTTCGGTCCGCAGACAGACGAATCAACCAGCCACGGCATCATGGACGCCGCTCTCGACGCAGGTCTGAACTTCGTAGACACGGCCAACGTCTATGGGTGGGGTGAGAACAAGGGCCGCACAGAGGAGATCATCGGTACGTGGTTCGCCCAGGGTGGCGGGCGGCGCGACAGGACGGTCCTCGCCACCAAGGTGTACGGGAACATGGCGGGCGACGGGGACGTCTGGCCCAACCACGACAAGCTCTCCGCGGTAAACATCCGCCGTGCCGTCGAGGCCTCCCTCAAGCGGCTGCAGACCGACTACATCGACATCTACCAGTTCCACCACATCGACCGGTCGACGCCGTTCGAAGAGATCTGGCAGGCGATCGACGTTCTGGTCCAGCAGGGCAAGATCCTCTACGCGGGGTCATCCAACTTTCCCGGCTACAAGATGGCCCAGGCCAACGAGGCCGCCGCCCGGCGCGGGTCGTACGGCCTCGTCAGCGAGCAGTGCCTCTACAACCTCGCTGAGCGCCGCGCCGAGATGGAGGTCATCCCAGCCGCGCAGGACTACGGCCTCGGTGTCATCCCCTGGTCACCGCTGCACGGAGGGTTGCTGGGCGGCGTTCTCAAGAAGGAAGCCACGCAGGGGCGCCGGGCGAGCGGGCGCGCTGCCGACGCGCTCAAGGACGCCAAGACACGCGAGCAGATCCAAGCGTACGAGAACCTCCTCGACAAGCACAGCCTGGAGCCCGGTGAAGCAGCGCTCGCCTGGCTACTGACTCGCCCCGGTGTTACCGGCCCCATCGTCGGCCCCCGCACGCAGGAGCAGTTGAACTCGGCTCTGCGTGCGCTGGAGTTGGAGCTGAGCGACGAACTGCTGACGTCTCTGGACGAGATCTTCCCCGGCCCCGGACCGTCTCCTGAAGCCTTCGCGTGGTGA
- a CDS encoding Uma2 family endonuclease, with the protein MADSDELSLDEWFERLERMPVPEGFKVEIVEGNVFLFPQRQTHWEITLGLVEQLLARYPQSRTASDVRIDFPGHLNGFASDVAAFVEGATKTPEGRWRHEDVEFVAEVISKGTAVNDYGPKKAAYATAKVPVYLVVDPYVGRCRVFTQPKDGDYASELTVDFGVDVDLGDTPVGLTLSTGEFPRD; encoded by the coding sequence ATGGCGGACAGCGACGAACTCAGCCTCGACGAGTGGTTCGAGCGGCTGGAACGGATGCCCGTCCCCGAGGGATTCAAGGTCGAGATCGTCGAGGGGAACGTCTTCCTGTTCCCGCAGCGGCAGACGCACTGGGAGATCACCCTGGGCCTCGTCGAACAGCTACTCGCCCGGTACCCGCAGAGCCGCACCGCCTCCGACGTCCGCATCGACTTCCCCGGGCACCTCAACGGCTTCGCCTCCGACGTCGCGGCCTTCGTCGAGGGGGCGACGAAGACGCCCGAGGGCCGCTGGCGGCACGAGGACGTCGAGTTCGTCGCCGAAGTGATCTCCAAGGGAACGGCCGTCAACGACTACGGCCCGAAGAAGGCCGCCTACGCGACGGCGAAGGTGCCCGTCTACCTCGTCGTCGACCCGTACGTCGGCCGCTGCCGGGTCTTCACGCAGCCCAAGGACGGGGACTACGCCAGCGAGCTGACCGTCGACTTCGGCGTGGACGTCGACCTCGGGGACACTCCCGTCGGGCTGACCCTCTCCACCGGCGAGTTCCCCCGCGACTGA
- a CDS encoding ISL3 family transposase — protein sequence MEDVALQLKELLFPTIADIAVRSVDVDIENVRLDAQCTTAGADCPKCGVCSTRVHSSYLRFLADVPSAGRSVVLQLRVRRFRCGNTKCPRRTFVEQISGLTRRHGQRTERLRSILTAVGLALAGRAGARLAAVLGMSVSRSTVLRLVEALPEPKVPMPRVVGVDEYATRKGRRYGTVLVDVETRRPIDLLPDREASSLAAWLAQRPGIEVVCRDRAPFFAEGATAGAPQATQVADRWHLWHNLGEAAERAVARHRQCLRILVPDPVAKADEPAPPEEKTESPWRSERFANRVRARHATVHALLEAGHSRRSIGRQLQMTHRTVKSLADAAKPEDLFRGQWQHNRTSVLDEYKPYLDQRWDEGCTNAWKLWEEIVPLGYRGSYGRVSAYLREKRTSPRPVTAQPPAPRVVTRWIFSRPEALTQIEQLRLKAVLANCPELDALTGHVRAFAHMLTERQGERLPQWLDAVRQDDLPSLHTLAAGIDRDRDAVIAGLTLPWNSGVVEGHVNRIKMLKRQMFGRAGFGLLRKRVLLAP from the coding sequence GTGGAAGACGTTGCACTGCAGCTGAAGGAGCTGTTGTTCCCGACGATCGCGGACATCGCGGTGCGGTCGGTGGACGTGGATATCGAGAACGTGCGCCTTGACGCGCAGTGCACCACGGCCGGCGCTGACTGCCCGAAATGCGGAGTCTGCTCGACCCGGGTTCACAGCTCCTACCTGCGGTTTCTCGCTGATGTCCCGAGCGCCGGACGAAGCGTCGTACTCCAGCTGCGGGTCCGGCGGTTCCGGTGCGGGAACACCAAGTGCCCACGTCGGACGTTCGTGGAGCAGATATCCGGTCTCACCCGCAGGCACGGCCAGCGCACCGAACGACTGCGTTCCATCCTGACGGCAGTCGGCCTCGCCCTGGCTGGTCGAGCCGGTGCCCGCCTGGCTGCCGTGCTTGGCATGTCCGTCAGCCGGAGCACAGTCTTGCGCCTGGTCGAGGCGCTGCCCGAGCCGAAGGTGCCGATGCCTCGGGTGGTCGGCGTTGATGAGTACGCCACCCGTAAGGGCCGCCGCTACGGCACTGTCCTGGTAGACGTCGAGACCCGTCGTCCGATCGATCTCCTGCCTGATCGAGAGGCATCAAGCCTGGCCGCCTGGCTCGCACAGCGGCCGGGGATCGAGGTCGTCTGCCGGGATCGCGCGCCGTTCTTCGCGGAAGGCGCCACCGCCGGGGCACCCCAGGCGACGCAGGTCGCGGACCGTTGGCACTTGTGGCACAACCTGGGGGAAGCCGCTGAGCGGGCGGTGGCCCGCCACCGCCAGTGCCTTCGGATTCTGGTCCCCGATCCCGTGGCGAAGGCCGACGAACCGGCGCCGCCCGAGGAGAAGACGGAATCGCCATGGCGGAGCGAGCGGTTCGCCAACCGCGTCCGAGCCCGGCATGCCACGGTCCACGCGCTGCTGGAAGCCGGCCACAGCCGCCGATCCATCGGGCGTCAGCTCCAGATGACCCACCGCACCGTCAAGAGCCTCGCCGACGCTGCGAAGCCGGAAGACCTCTTCCGTGGCCAGTGGCAGCACAACAGGACCTCCGTCCTCGACGAGTACAAGCCCTACCTGGACCAACGTTGGGACGAGGGCTGCACCAACGCCTGGAAGCTCTGGGAGGAGATCGTTCCATTGGGCTATCGCGGCAGCTACGGCCGGGTCAGCGCCTACCTGCGAGAGAAACGCACTTCGCCACGGCCGGTCACCGCGCAACCGCCGGCACCCCGCGTGGTGACGAGATGGATCTTCAGCCGACCCGAGGCGCTGACTCAAATCGAACAGCTCAGGCTCAAGGCCGTCCTGGCCAATTGCCCCGAACTCGATGCCCTGACCGGTCATGTCCGGGCCTTCGCCCACATGCTTACCGAACGCCAGGGTGAACGACTCCCTCAGTGGCTCGACGCCGTCCGCCAGGACGACCTGCCCAGCCTCCACACTCTCGCGGCCGGCATCGACCGAGACCGCGACGCGGTCATCGCCGGCCTGACGCTGCCCTGGAACTCCGGAGTCGTCGAAGGACACGTCAACCGGATCAAAATGCTCAAGCGCCAGATGTTCGGCCGCGCAGGCTTCGGCCTTCTTCGTAAACGGGTCCTGCTCGCCCCGTAG
- a CDS encoding DUF4259 domain-containing protein — protein MGTWDTGPFDNDTAADFANALDDAEPEAREALIRGVLVRTIDATGYLMEAEEAVAAAALIAAQCPGGEPVDMSYGPEKPMPLFPSDLRVIADQALTRIVDDEDGPASNWVDPEDWKQWRAILTRLRAVLAPPPPSLALFDVQP, from the coding sequence ATGGGCACCTGGGATACCGGTCCCTTCGACAACGACACAGCCGCGGACTTCGCCAACGCGCTCGACGATGCCGAGCCCGAGGCGCGTGAAGCCCTGATCCGAGGTGTCCTCGTCCGGACGATCGATGCAACCGGCTATCTCATGGAAGCGGAAGAGGCGGTGGCCGCCGCCGCTTTGATCGCGGCGCAATGCCCGGGAGGCGAGCCCGTCGACATGTCCTACGGCCCGGAAAAGCCCATGCCCCTGTTCCCTTCCGACCTTCGGGTAATCGCCGACCAAGCCCTCACCCGCATCGTCGACGACGAAGATGGGCCGGCCTCAAACTGGGTCGACCCGGAGGACTGGAAGCAGTGGCGAGCCATACTGACGCGCCTTCGCGCAGTGCTTGCTCCGCCACCCCCGTCCCTTGCTCTCTTCGACGTACAGCCGTAA